The following are encoded together in the Methanobrevibacter sp. genome:
- a CDS encoding DUF2107 family protein, translated as MVSVTLFFYFGIFLAIVGSIATAWGPGVNDPIVRTFNTEVASIGVCLVLLCYNHVLALLTLLATTVIITLILFRAIIRLEEMGADV; from the coding sequence ATGGTTAGCGTCACGTTATTCTTTTACTTTGGAATATTTCTAGCTATTGTTGGAAGTATAGCTACTGCATGGGGTCCTGGAGTAAATGACCCTATTGTCAGAACATTTAATACTGAAGTAGCATCAATTGGGGTCTGTTTGGTATTGTTATGTTATAATCATGTTTTGGCTTTATTGACTTTACTTGCAACCACTGTAATCATTACTTTAATCTTATTTAGAGCAATTATTCGTTTAGAAGAAATGGGGGCAGATGTATGA